The following are encoded in a window of Platichthys flesus chromosome 19, fPlaFle2.1, whole genome shotgun sequence genomic DNA:
- the rpl37 gene encoding 60S ribosomal protein L37, which translates to MTKGTSSFGKRRNKTHTLCRRCGAKAYHLQKSSCGKCGYPEKRKRKYNWSAKAKRRNTTGTGRLRHMKVVYRRFRNGFREGTVPKPRRAAVAASSSS; encoded by the exons ATG ACGAAGGGGACATCTTCGTTCGGTAAGCGCCGCAACAAGACGCACACCCTGTGCCGTCGCTGCGGCGCCAAGGCCTATCACCTGCAGAAGTCCAGCTGCGGCAAGTGTGGCTACCCCGAGAAGCGCAAGAGAAAGT aCAACTGGAGCGCCAAGGCCAAGAGGAGGAACACCACTGGTACCGGCCGTCTGAGACACATGAAGGTTGTGTACCGCAGGTTCAG GAATGGTTTCAGGGAAGGCACCGTCCCCAAACCCAGACGTGCTGCAGTGGCCGCCTCCAGCTCATCCTAA
- the pdcl gene encoding phosducin-like protein, giving the protein MRSSVLGSVCALLLLLREPACLGEEVTSSTVNPCCYFPCQHWGVCVRYAEDKYECDCTRTGFQGENCTVPEFWTRVRLFIKPSPDVMHYILTHFHWLWDIINHTFLREVLMRLVLTVRANLIPSPPTFNSKYGYLSWESYYNVSYYTRLLPPVPEDCPTPMGVKGKALLPDPELLVEKLLKRRTFRPDPQGSNLMFAFFAQHFTHQFFKTYNRMGLGFTKALSHGVDAGHIYGDNLKRQLKLRLHKDGKLKYQLIDGELYPPTVADAPVKMSYPPGVPPKHQIAIGQEVFGLLPGLGMYATLWLREHNRVCEILKAEHPTWDDEQLFQTSRLIIIGETIKIVIEEYVQHLSGYLLKLKFDPTMLFSSQFQYSNRIALEFSQLYHWHPLMPDSFFINGDELLYPQFLFNTSVLTHYGIEKLVDSFSRQVAGQIGGGHNINAVVTRVAVGAIKESRLLRIQSFNEYRKRFNLKPYTSFRQFNDNEEIASLLEEYYGDIDALEFYPGLMLERTRQNAIFGESMVEMGAPFSLKGLLGNPLCSPNYWKPSTFGGSVGFDIVNSATLKKLVCLNTRTCPYVAFRVPTEDKSDSKVSDELAAVMTTLDDKILGEKLQYYYSSSEDEGSDNEEEEGANKTIRDANVVEPEIDYSADGSAVNTGPKGVINDWRKYKQLEVEQKQEQKKEMERLIKKLSLTCRSDLDLEKESDKQKELQDKIKGKMTMQEYNMLQEGEDDEDFLQHYRMQRIEEMRRQLCRGKRFEQVQELICGEDFLEALDEEDKSTLVMIHIYEPEVPGCEAMRGSLMCLAQEYPLVKFCSVRSSAISTSALFRDSALPALLVYKGGDLIGNFVRLTDQLGEDFFAVDLEALLQEYGLLPDKPQMVPKTVRNGAIIQTIGSDEDSDLDID; this is encoded by the exons ATGAGAT CCTCTGTCCTAGGATCAGTTtgtgccctgctgctgctgctgcgggagcCTGCATGCCTGGGAGAGGAGGTTACCTCCAGCACAG TGAACCCGTGCTGCTATTTCCCCTGCCAGcactggggtgtgtgtgtcaggtatGCTGAGGACAAGTACGAGTGTGACTGCACCCGCACCGGCTTCCAAGGAGAAAACTGCACCGTCC CCGAGTTTTGGACCAGGGTGCGTCTGTTCATCAAGCCCAGCCCAGATGTGATGCATTATATTCTCACCCATTTCCATTGGCTCTGGGACATCATCAATCACACCTTCCTGCGGGAGGTCCTCATGCGGCTGGTCCTCACAG TCAGGGCCAACTTAATACCCAGCCCTCCAACCTTCAACTCAAAGTACGGCTACCTCAGCTGGGAATCCTACTATAACGTGAGCTACTACACTCGGCTGCTGCCCCCGGTACCAGAGGATTGTCCTACACCTatgggggtcaaag GCAAGGCTTTGCTGCCTGACcctgagctgctggtggagaagctgctgaagaGAAGGACGTTCAGACCCGACCCCCAGGGCTCCAACCTCATGTTCGCTTTCTTCGCACAGCACTTCACCCACCAGTTCTTTAAGACCTACAATCGCATGGGCCTGGGCTTCACTAAGGCTCTCTCGCATGGG GTGGATGCAGGGCACATTTACGGAGACAATCTGAAACGTCAGCTGAAGCTCAGGCTTCATAAGGATGGAAAGCTCAAGTATCAg TTAATTGACGGCGAGCTATACCCTCCTACTGTAGCTGATGCACCAGTGAAGATGAGCTACCCCCCCGGGGTCCCCCCTAAGCATCAGATAGCTATTGGTCAGGAAGTCTTTGGACTCCTCCCTGGTTTGGGAATGTACGCCACACTGTGGCTGAGAGAACATAACCGAGTCTGTGAAATCCTGAAGGCGGAACATCCCACCTGGGACGACGAGCAGCTGTTCCAGACCTCACGTCTCATCATCATTG GTGAGACCATCAAAATCGTGATAGAGGAGTACGTGCAGCACCTCAGTGGATACCTGCTGAAGCTGAAGTTCGACCCCACCATGCTGTTTAGCTCCCAGTTTCAGTACAGCAACCGCATTGCTCTGGAGTTCAGCCAGCTCTACCACTGGCACCCCTTGATGCCCGACAGCTTCTTTATTAATGGAGACGAGCTGTTGTACCCACAGTTCCTCTTCAACACGTCTGTCCTCACACACTACGGCATCGAGAAGCTGGTGGATTCTTTCTCTCGGCAGGTTGCCGGACAG ATCGGCGGCGGCCATAACATCAATGCTGTGGTGACCCGAGTGGCAGTGGGAGCCATAAAGGAGTCCCGCCTACTCCGCATTCAGTCCTTCAACGAGTACAGGAAGCGTTTCAACCTGAAACCGTACACGTCGTTCAGACAATTCAATG ATAACGAAGAGATAGCCAGTCTGCTTGAAGAATACTACGGGGACATCGATGCTCTTGAATTTTATCCTGGCTTGATGttggagagaacacgacagaaCGCCATATTTGGAGAGAGCATGGTGGAGATGGGTGCCCCCTTCTCCCTCAAGGGGCTTCTGGGAAACCCCTTATGTTCTCCAAATTACTGGAAGCCCAGCACCTTCGGAGGCAGCGTCGGCTTTGACATAGTGAACTCTGCCACGCTAAAGAAGCTTGTCTGCCTGAATACCAGGACGTGTCCTTATGTGGCATTTAGAGTTCCGACAGAGGACAAAAGTGACAGTAAAGTATCTGATGAGCTA GCTGCTGTCATGACGACTCTGGACGATAAGATCCTGGGAGAGAAGCTGCAGTACTACTACAGCAGCAGTGAAGATGAGGGCAGTgacaacgaggaggaggaaggggcgaACAAGACCATCAGGGACGCTAACGTGGTTGAGCCAGAGATCGACTACAGCGCTGATGGAAGTGCTGTTAACACAG GACCAAAGGGTGTGATCAATGACTGGAGGAAATACaagcagctggaggtggagcagaaacaagagcagaagaaggagatggagagactgATCAAGAAACTGTCGCTGACCTGCCGCTCTGACCTTGACCTGGAAAAGGAGAGTGACAAACAAAAAGAGCTGCAGGACAAAATTAAAGGCAAA ATGACAATGCAGGAGTACAATATGCTCCAGGAAGGCGAGGATGATGAAGATTTCCTCCAGCATTACCGTATGCAGCGCATTGAAGAGATGCGGCGCCAGCTCTGCCGTGGTAAACGCTTCGAGCAGGTCCAGGAGCTCATCTGCGGCGAGGACTTCCTGGAAGCTTTAGACGAAGAGGATAAAAGCACGCTGGTCATGATCCACATCTACGAGCCGGAGGTCCCGGGCTGTGAGGCCATGAGGGGCAGCCTGATGTGTCTGGCCCAGGAATACCCACTGGTGAAGTTCTGCAGCGTCCGCAGCTCGGCCATCAGCACCAGCGCACTGTTCAGAGACAGTGCTCTGCCCGCTCTGCTTGTATACAAAGGAGGAGACCTGATCGGCAACTTTGTGCGGCTCACAGACCAGCTCGGGGAAGATTTCTTTGCTGTGGACCTGGAGGCCCTGTTGCAGGAGTACGGCCTGCTGCCTGACAAGCCCCAGATGGTCCCCAAGACGGTTCGCAATGGAGCCATCATACAGACCATTGGGAGTGATGAGGACTCTGACCTTGATATAGACTAG